A stretch of Fusarium poae strain DAOMC 252244 chromosome 2, whole genome shotgun sequence DNA encodes these proteins:
- a CDS encoding hypothetical protein (CAZy:AA3_2~CAZy:AA3~CAZy:AA3_3) has product MHDYIIVGGGLSGCVLASRIREYDEHSTILLIEAGKDTRGRPEVQDMQILNLGGELDWQYESEPVAGLGGRRVTLNAGKGLGGGSAINSGGWTRGASVDYDEWASVVGDARYSYKGQLPWFKKSERWFDDNDPIQHGQDGPMRINCAKVSNRIFPLAEQAAAGWEDLGISTLPNGDQNTGDNLGRAYICEARTDGKREWSAEQYSLEGVEIRLETSVQKVLVHEFNGKLKATGVELADGSVAVGKNIILSAGAFRSPQLLQLSGIGSSSHLEEFGIEPLVDLPEVGQNLADHMIFLQHWRLRDPSAGYTLGSANPLFQEPQYAQGVPLDWIVNTSVASDGLAKAIAIDEGVQPEASKHCLLARKRTFLENIVMFAKVPFPGVPVDAEHITSALVTLLPTSRGSVTLKSGNPDDHPKVNLNYLATEVDRHVFREGLRQLTRFMLESKFSANIVGESVPEGLPVEPLGLDDNNEKLDKRLAMTSGTSWHPTGTCSMGKVVDTEFRVKGVEGLRVVDASVIPVQISAHIQAPLYALSEQAAAIITGNA; this is encoded by the exons ATGCATGACTATATCATTGTAGGAGGTGGCCTTTCGGGTTGTGTTCTCGCAAGTCGCATTCGGGAGTATGATGAACACTCCACGATTCTTCTCATAGAGGCTGGAAAAGATACTCGGGGGCGGCCCGAGGTGCAAGACATGCAGATCTTGAACTTGGGTGGTGAATTAGACTGGCAATACGAGTCAGAGCCTGTTGCGGGTCTTGGTGGTCGACGGGTCACCCTCAATGCTGGGAAAGGCTTAGGTGGAGGTTCAGCAATCAATTCAG GTGGATGGACTCGTGGTGCTTCAGTTGACTACGATGAGTGGGCATCTGTTGTAGGCGATGCTCGATATAGTTACAAAGGTCAACTGCCCTGGTTCAAAAAATCCGAGCGATGGTTCGACGATAATGACCCCATCCAGCATGGTCAAGATGGACCAATGCGTATCAACTGTGCAAAGGTATCAAATCGCATATTCCCTCTCGCTGAACAGGCTGCTGCTGGTTGGGAAGATCTCGGCATTTCTACACTTCCCAACGGCGATCAGAACACTGGAGACAACCTCGGTCGTGCCTATATCTGCGAGGCCAGAACTGATGGCAAGCGTGAATGGTCCGCAGAGCAATACTCTTTGGAGGGTGTTGAGATTCGTCTTGAAACGTCGGTTCAAAAGGTTCTCGTACATGAGTTCAACGGGAAGCTCAAGGCGACGGGTGTCGAGTTGGCAGATGGTAGTGTTGCCGTTGGTAAGAACATTATACTGTCTGCCGGGGCGTTCCGTTCGCCTCAGCTCCTTCAACTCTCGGGCATCGGCTCAAGCTCTCACCTTGAAGAGTTTGGGATCGAGCCATTGGTCGACCTGCCAGAAGTTGGTCAAAACCTTGCGGACCATATGATATTCCTCCAGCACTGGCGGTTACGCGATCCTTCTGCAGGATACACACTGGGGTCGGCGAATCCTCTCTTTCAAGAACCCCAATATGCGCAAGGAGTGCCCTTGGATTGGATCGTCAATACTAGTGTTGCAAGTGATGGACTTGCTAAGGCGATTGCGATAGATGAGGGTGTTCAGCCTGAAGCATCCAAGCATTGTCTTCTTGCCAGGAAAAGAACATTCCTAGAGAATATCGTCATGTTCGCGAAAGTGCCTTTCCCTGGGGTTCCTGTCGATGCAGAGCACATCACCAGCGCATTGGTGACCCTCCTACCAACCTCCAGAGGCTCTGTGACATTGAAGTCAGGAAATCCTGATGATCATCCTAAGG TCAATCTCAACTACTTAGCCACTGAGGTGGACAGGCACGTCTTTCGTGAAGGACTGCGCCAGTTAACAAGATTCATGCTCGAATCCAAATTCAGCGCGAACATCGTTGGCGAATCAGTACCTGAAGGTCTTCCTGTTGAGCCTCTTGGTCTGGATGACAACAACGAAAAACTTGACAAGAGACTGGCAATGACCAGCGGGACATCATGGCATCCAACCGGGACTTGCTCTATGGGCAAGGTAGTTGACACAGAGTTTCGCGTTAAAGGGGTTGAAGGCCTTCGAGTTGTTGACGCGTCAGTCATTCCTGTGCAGATCAGTGCACACATTCAAGCGCCTCTTTACGCGCTTTCGGAGCAGGCGGCGGCCATCATCACAGGAAACGCTTAG